The Flammeovirgaceae bacterium genome contains a region encoding:
- a CDS encoding 3'-5' exonuclease: MTAELKDILFLDIETVACTDNFSTLDERLKVQWSRKASFLKREEGVTDEQLFHQRAGIYAEFGKIICIAVGKIIATETGEPALKTKAYYGHDEHAVLTEFKTMLERLDPTSTKLCAHNGKEFDFPYLSRRMLVNSIQLPALLNLSGRKSWEVPHLDTLEMWKFGDYKHYTSLDLLAAIFNIPSSKNGMDGSQVNAVYYKDKDLERIKNYCLSDVVVLTQLYLRLKGNPLLSEKQILPAG; the protein is encoded by the coding sequence ATGACAGCCGAACTGAAAGACATTTTGTTTCTGGATATTGAAACGGTTGCATGCACCGATAATTTTTCAACGCTCGATGAACGGCTGAAGGTACAATGGTCGCGCAAAGCTTCTTTCCTGAAACGCGAAGAAGGCGTAACCGATGAACAACTCTTCCACCAGCGGGCCGGCATTTATGCCGAGTTCGGAAAGATCATCTGCATAGCCGTTGGAAAAATCATCGCCACCGAAACGGGTGAACCTGCATTAAAAACAAAAGCCTACTACGGCCACGATGAGCATGCCGTATTAACCGAATTCAAAACCATGCTCGAACGGCTTGATCCGACTTCAACAAAACTCTGCGCCCACAATGGCAAGGAGTTCGACTTTCCTTACCTGAGCCGCAGGATGCTGGTAAACAGTATTCAACTACCCGCCCTGCTCAACCTATCCGGCCGCAAATCCTGGGAAGTGCCTCACCTCGATACACTGGAGATGTGGAAATTTGGCGACTACAAACATTACACGTCATTGGATTTGCTGGCAGCCATCTTCAACATTCCTTCCAGTAAAAACGGGATGGACGGCAGCCAGGTAAATGCTGTGTATTATAAAGACAAAGACCTGGAGCGCATTAAAAACTATTGCCTCAGCGATGTAGTGGTACTTACGCAGCTTTACCTTCGCTTAAAAGGGAACCCGCTGCTCAGTGAAAAACAAATCCTGCCGGCCGGCTAA
- the lipB gene encoding lipoyl(octanoyl) transferase LipB, whose protein sequence is MAPYAHSKKTRFIHLGLIDYQKAWDYQASLFSKTLEVKKENRELPADRQKATENFLIFCEHPHVFTLGKSGDEANLKIKKEDLPTINASYIHTNRGGDITYHGPGQLVGYPVLDLENFFTDIHRYMRTLEEAVILTLQEYGIQAGRIPGLTGVWLDENHPDKARKICALGVKTSRWVTMHGFAFNVNTNLKYFNYIVPCGIHDKAVTSMAAEMNAQQDMKQVEAVLKDKLKQLFELEWV, encoded by the coding sequence ATGGCTCCTTACGCACACAGCAAAAAAACCCGATTCATCCACCTCGGCCTCATCGATTACCAAAAAGCCTGGGATTACCAGGCTTCGCTGTTTTCAAAAACCCTGGAGGTTAAAAAAGAAAACCGCGAGTTGCCGGCTGACAGGCAAAAGGCTACCGAAAACTTTTTGATTTTTTGTGAACACCCCCACGTATTTACCCTCGGAAAAAGCGGTGATGAAGCAAACCTGAAAATAAAAAAAGAAGACCTGCCCACCATCAACGCTTCCTACATCCACACCAACCGCGGGGGCGACATCACCTACCACGGCCCCGGGCAACTTGTAGGCTATCCGGTATTGGACCTTGAAAATTTTTTTACCGATATCCACCGCTACATGCGCACGCTGGAAGAAGCCGTTATCCTGACGTTACAGGAGTATGGAATACAGGCGGGCCGGATCCCCGGACTTACCGGGGTGTGGCTGGATGAAAACCATCCCGATAAGGCGCGTAAAATCTGTGCGCTGGGCGTTAAGACCAGCCGCTGGGTTACCATGCACGGCTTTGCCTTTAACGTTAACACAAACCTGAAGTATTTCAACTATATTGTACCGTGCGGCATTCACGACAAAGCCGTTACTTCCATGGCCGCAGAAATGAACGCACAACAGGATATGAAGCAGGTTGAAGCGGTGCTGAAAGATAAACTGAAACAACTTTTTGAACTGGAGTGGGTATGA
- a CDS encoding DUF5615 family PIN-like protein, with translation MNLLLDENIGLGIIRILEQAGHDIRSILISSPGISDAAVIHIANSERRLIITFDRDFGKLIFKNNIIPVEGISHLTPKETGTLLVNTLRSGWNFRKKISILSETKFRQREF, from the coding sequence ATGAACCTGCTGCTTGATGAAAACATAGGCTTGGGTATTATTCGAATTCTTGAACAGGCCGGACATGACATCCGATCCATTTTAATAAGTTCACCGGGTATTTCCGATGCAGCTGTCATTCATATAGCCAACAGCGAAAGACGACTCATTATTACATTCGATCGCGACTTTGGCAAACTTATTTTTAAGAACAACATCATACCGGTTGAAGGGATCAGTCATCTTACGCCTAAAGAAACCGGGACCTTACTTGTAAATACACTCCGGTCGGGATGGAATTTCAGGAAAAAGATTTCCATTTTATCAGAAACAAAGTTCAGGCAACGGGAATTTTAA
- a CDS encoding DUF433 domain-containing protein, which produces MDWRNHIVSDKEILGGKPVIKGTRLSVEFLLDLFASGWSETQILENYPTLKKEDLQALFAYAKESVQDDFLFELPPRK; this is translated from the coding sequence ATGGATTGGAGAAACCATATTGTTTCGGATAAAGAAATTCTGGGAGGCAAGCCGGTAATTAAAGGCACCCGCCTTTCTGTTGAATTCCTGTTGGATTTATTTGCTTCCGGTTGGTCTGAAACCCAAATACTCGAGAATTACCCTACGCTCAAAAAAGAAGATCTCCAGGCACTTTTTGCTTACGCAAAGGAAAGTGTACAGGATGATTTTCTGTTTGAACTACCGCCCCGCAAATGA
- a CDS encoding bifunctional phosphoglucose/phosphomannose isomerase translates to MSTTKKYIEGFTRQLAEALRLGESLDLVRPGSDIRNIVIAGMGGSGIGANLVESLTFGRIPIPITVCKSYSIPQFVSPHTLFIACSYSGNTEETIAALNKAMLKRSHVIAIASGGKLLEIAKEYNLFYIQLPAGSESPRAMLAYNMIALLSVLYHTNLIGAAFIKETENAIQFLDRGEKGIQSEAELIAKKLKGKLPVIYCDSRLHAMALRFQQQLNENAKQLAHVNTFPEMNHNEIVGWRFPENILPLLQVVYMYSDHDHERVEKRMEICREFFERRSNPIIDIIGEGASLLEQYYYLIHLTDWVSYYLAKENGIDPDPVEPIVQLKEELEKTK, encoded by the coding sequence ATGTCTACAACCAAAAAATACATCGAAGGCTTTACACGCCAGCTGGCCGAGGCGCTGCGCCTGGGCGAATCGCTTGATTTGGTGCGCCCCGGCAGCGACATCCGCAACATTGTAATTGCCGGCATGGGCGGCTCAGGCATTGGTGCCAACCTGGTGGAGTCGCTCACCTTCGGGCGCATACCCATCCCCATTACGGTGTGCAAGAGCTACAGCATCCCCCAGTTTGTCAGTCCGCATACACTGTTTATCGCCTGCTCGTACAGCGGCAACACCGAAGAAACCATTGCCGCATTGAACAAGGCCATGCTCAAGCGTTCGCATGTTATTGCCATCGCCTCGGGCGGCAAACTGCTCGAGATCGCCAAAGAGTATAACCTGTTCTACATTCAGTTGCCGGCCGGCTCCGAAAGCCCGCGGGCCATGCTGGCCTACAACATGATTGCGCTGCTCTCAGTACTGTACCACACCAACCTGATAGGCGCGGCTTTCATTAAAGAAACCGAAAACGCTATCCAGTTTCTGGATCGCGGTGAAAAGGGAATACAAAGCGAGGCCGAACTGATTGCCAAAAAGTTAAAAGGCAAGCTGCCGGTAATTTACTGCGACAGCCGCCTGCATGCCATGGCGCTGCGTTTTCAGCAACAACTTAACGAAAATGCCAAGCAACTGGCGCACGTAAACACCTTCCCCGAAATGAACCACAACGAAATTGTGGGCTGGCGGTTCCCGGAGAATATTTTACCGCTGCTGCAGGTGGTATACATGTATTCCGACCACGACCACGAGCGCGTGGAGAAGCGCATGGAAATATGCCGCGAGTTTTTTGAACGCAGGTCCAACCCGATAATCGACATCATCGGTGAGGGCGCCTCGCTGCTGGAGCAATACTATTACCTCATCCACCTTACCGACTGGGTGTCGTACTACCTGGCCAAAGAAAACGGCATCGATCCTGATCCGGTTGAGCCCATCGTACAACTGAAGGAAGAACTGGAGAAGACAAAGTAA
- a CDS encoding YraN family protein, producing the protein MAPENKQTIGKQGEELAAAFLERKGFTVVARNYRHKKAEVDLIVKKDDFLVFVEVKTRTSSAFGEPEAFVDGKKARMILSAAEEFVFANNWHGHVRFDVVSVKLGRETEIEHFEDAIN; encoded by the coding sequence ATGGCCCCGGAAAACAAACAGACCATCGGCAAACAAGGCGAGGAACTGGCTGCGGCTTTCCTGGAACGCAAAGGCTTTACCGTGGTGGCCAGGAACTACCGGCATAAAAAGGCCGAGGTGGACCTGATTGTGAAGAAGGATGACTTCCTTGTATTTGTTGAAGTGAAAACCCGGACGTCATCGGCTTTTGGCGAGCCGGAGGCCTTTGTGGACGGCAAGAAAGCCCGGATGATCCTGAGCGCGGCCGAGGAATTTGTTTTTGCCAATAACTGGCATGGCCATGTTCGGTTTGATGTGGTTTCGGTTAAGCTGGGGCGCGAAACTGAAATTGAGCACTTTGAGGATGCGATTAATTAA
- a CDS encoding ATP-binding protein produces MALLRYSEEQVLDRLRFENPWWVTGTVEDYYNSMQRRLYFDLFMPLVTETGVRRAVVLMGPRRVGKTVMMYHAVQNLLESEIDPLKVAFISVETPIYNSISLEQLFSFCRKATKQGNPKGWYIFFDEIQYLKDWEVHLKSLVDSYPHTRFVASGSAAAALRLKSNESGAGRFTDFMLPPLTFNEFLHLKQLNRLITETNMEWHGSLTKFYGTNNINELNKHFLDYINYGGYPEVIFSEKIQSNPGRYIRSDIIDKVLLRDLPSLYGIRDVQELNSLFTAIAYNSAGEVSLEELSKNSGVQKNTIKRYIEYLEAAFLIRVVHKISNKPKQFQRATQFKVYLTNPSLRSALFAPLQPTDPFVGNMVETAIYAQWLHRGWFTPYYARWQKGEVDMVKLDDKNFKPLWAVEIKWTNQFYEKPGDLKPLLRFLRDNNLQTALITTIDKEGTKEIDDLKLKFIPASVYAYTVGKNTILQSKTEPMRAVRQPPASRR; encoded by the coding sequence ATGGCTTTATTACGATATTCTGAAGAGCAGGTTCTGGACCGGCTAAGGTTTGAGAATCCCTGGTGGGTGACAGGAACAGTGGAAGATTATTATAACTCCATGCAAAGGCGATTGTATTTTGACTTGTTCATGCCACTTGTTACAGAGACAGGCGTTAGGCGTGCTGTTGTTCTTATGGGACCCCGAAGAGTTGGGAAAACCGTAATGATGTATCATGCGGTTCAAAATCTTCTTGAAAGCGAAATTGACCCGCTGAAGGTAGCTTTCATATCTGTTGAAACGCCCATTTACAACAGTATCAGCTTAGAGCAACTTTTTAGTTTTTGCAGAAAAGCAACAAAACAGGGAAACCCCAAAGGGTGGTATATCTTCTTTGACGAAATACAGTACTTAAAAGATTGGGAGGTGCATCTAAAGTCTTTGGTTGATAGTTATCCTCACACCCGTTTTGTCGCTTCGGGCTCTGCCGCAGCTGCTTTGCGGCTAAAAAGTAATGAGAGCGGAGCAGGACGCTTTACAGATTTTATGCTGCCACCGTTGACGTTTAATGAGTTTCTTCATTTGAAGCAATTAAACAGACTCATCACAGAAACCAACATGGAGTGGCATGGTAGTTTGACAAAATTTTACGGCACCAATAATATCAACGAGCTTAACAAGCATTTTCTTGATTACATTAATTATGGTGGTTATCCCGAAGTTATTTTTTCGGAGAAAATTCAGAGTAATCCCGGACGATATATCAGAAGTGACATTATTGACAAAGTATTGTTGCGCGACCTGCCCAGCCTATACGGTATCAGGGATGTGCAAGAACTCAATTCGCTATTTACAGCAATAGCATACAATAGCGCAGGTGAAGTCAGCCTTGAAGAATTAAGTAAAAATTCAGGCGTTCAGAAGAATACAATTAAACGTTACATTGAATATTTAGAAGCAGCCTTTTTAATAAGGGTTGTTCATAAAATTTCAAACAAACCCAAACAGTTTCAACGGGCGACACAGTTCAAGGTTTACTTAACCAATCCTTCGCTGAGAAGTGCACTATTTGCTCCGTTACAACCGACTGACCCTTTCGTAGGAAACATGGTTGAGACGGCAATTTATGCTCAATGGCTGCACAGAGGTTGGTTCACTCCGTACTATGCAAGATGGCAGAAAGGAGAAGTGGATATGGTAAAACTTGACGACAAAAATTTTAAACCGCTATGGGCTGTGGAAATCAAGTGGACTAATCAGTTTTATGAAAAACCAGGAGACTTAAAACCGCTATTAAGATTTCTTAGAGACAATAACCTGCAAACCGCTCTAATTACAACAATTGATAAAGAAGGAACGAAGGAAATAGATGATTTAAAACTGAAATTTATTCCTGCTTCAGTTTATGCGTACACGGTTGGCAAGAACACAATCTTACAATCAAAGACGGAACCTATGAGAGCAGTACGGCAGCCACCAGCATCAAGACGGTGA
- the htpG gene encoding molecular chaperone HtpG, with translation MAEVQEKGTISINTENIFPIIKKFLYSDHEIFLRELVSNAVDATQKLKKLASLGEYSEELGDLKIEVSFDKKKKTITVSDKGIGMTADEIKKYINQIAFSGATEFIEKFKDKTDAKDIIGKFGLGFYSAFMVADKVELISRSYKAAEKEAARWACDGSTEFELAPAVKKQRGTDVILHINKDSEEFLDEWRLKGILEKYCKFLPVEIKFGTKEESVEDGEDKDGKKKYKTVTVDRIINNTQPLWTKSPSDLKDEDYLTFYKELYPFSEDPLFWIHLNVDYPFNLTGILYFPKVKNDFELQKNKIQLYSRQVFITDEVKDVVPDFLMLLHGVLDSPDIPLNVSRSYLQSDSNVKKISQHITKKVADKLQEMFKKDRADFEKKWDDINIFVKYGIISDEKFYDRAKEFTLLKNTEGNCFTLDEYKDKVKETQQDKNKQVIYLYTTDAGKQDSFIQAARNKAYDVLVLDGILDSHFINALEQKLDKVHIKRVDSDPIDKLIHKDEKMESVLSKDEQEQLKSVFEKAINNKSMTVAVEPMSPDEFPVVITMSEFMRRMKDMAKVGGGGYPFMGAMPDAYSVAVNGNHALIQRIVKAGTEEEKLKLAKQAFDLALLSQNMLTGPDLTNFIRRSLEFVS, from the coding sequence ATGGCAGAAGTACAGGAAAAAGGCACCATCTCCATCAATACCGAGAACATCTTTCCCATTATCAAAAAATTTCTCTATTCCGATCACGAAATCTTTTTGCGTGAACTGGTATCCAACGCGGTGGATGCCACCCAGAAACTCAAAAAGCTGGCTTCGCTGGGCGAGTACTCCGAAGAACTGGGCGACCTGAAAATTGAAGTAAGCTTTGACAAGAAGAAGAAAACCATCACCGTTTCCGATAAAGGCATCGGCATGACAGCCGATGAAATCAAAAAATACATCAACCAGATAGCTTTTTCAGGCGCTACTGAGTTCATCGAAAAATTCAAAGACAAAACCGATGCGAAAGACATCATCGGGAAATTCGGCCTCGGTTTTTACTCGGCCTTTATGGTGGCCGATAAGGTTGAACTGATCTCGCGTTCGTACAAAGCCGCTGAAAAAGAAGCTGCCCGCTGGGCGTGCGATGGCTCTACCGAATTTGAACTGGCCCCGGCTGTAAAAAAGCAACGGGGTACCGATGTGATTCTGCACATCAACAAAGACAGTGAAGAATTTCTGGATGAATGGCGCCTGAAAGGAATTTTGGAAAAGTACTGCAAATTCCTGCCGGTTGAAATCAAGTTCGGCACCAAAGAAGAAAGCGTTGAAGACGGTGAAGACAAAGACGGCAAGAAAAAATACAAAACCGTTACCGTTGACCGCATCATCAATAACACGCAGCCGCTGTGGACCAAATCGCCCAGCGACTTAAAGGATGAAGACTACCTGACGTTTTACAAGGAGCTCTACCCGTTCAGCGAGGACCCGCTCTTCTGGATTCACCTCAATGTAGATTATCCTTTTAACCTTACCGGCATCCTGTACTTCCCGAAAGTAAAAAATGACTTTGAGCTTCAGAAAAACAAAATCCAGCTCTACTCGCGCCAGGTGTTCATTACCGATGAGGTAAAGGATGTGGTTCCCGACTTCCTCATGCTGCTGCATGGCGTGCTCGATTCGCCCGACATCCCGCTGAACGTTTCGCGCAGCTACCTGCAAAGCGACTCGAACGTAAAGAAGATCAGCCAGCACATTACCAAAAAAGTAGCCGACAAGCTGCAGGAAATGTTTAAGAAAGACCGCGCTGATTTTGAAAAGAAGTGGGACGACATCAACATCTTCGTGAAGTACGGCATCATCAGCGATGAAAAGTTTTACGACCGCGCCAAAGAGTTTACCCTGCTTAAAAACACCGAAGGCAACTGCTTTACGCTGGATGAGTACAAAGACAAAGTAAAAGAAACCCAGCAAGACAAAAACAAACAAGTTATTTACCTCTACACCACCGATGCCGGCAAGCAGGACAGCTTCATCCAGGCTGCCAGAAACAAAGCCTACGATGTGCTGGTGCTGGACGGCATACTCGACAGCCACTTCATTAACGCGCTGGAACAGAAACTCGACAAAGTGCACATCAAGCGCGTGGACAGCGACCCGATTGACAAGCTCATCCACAAAGATGAGAAAATGGAAAGCGTGCTGAGCAAGGACGAACAGGAACAACTGAAATCCGTTTTTGAAAAGGCCATCAACAACAAAAGCATGACGGTGGCGGTTGAGCCCATGTCGCCCGATGAGTTTCCGGTGGTGATAACCATGAGCGAGTTCATGCGCAGGATGAAAGACATGGCCAAAGTGGGCGGTGGTGGTTATCCGTTTATGGGCGCCATGCCCGATGCGTACAGCGTAGCCGTTAACGGCAACCACGCGCTGATACAACGCATTGTAAAAGCCGGCACGGAAGAGGAGAAACTGAAACTGGCCAAGCAGGCGTTCGACCTGGCCTTGCTTTCGCAAAACATGCTCACCGGGCCTGACCTCACCAACTTCATCAGGCGGAGCCTGGAGTTTGTTTCATAG
- a CDS encoding DUF4293 domain-containing protein — MWQRIQTVFLVITVIALVISLVQPIWLSTDNIVRALTPFYYVNGDTFLYMPYSITAVIGIASITVTVMEIKRYDNRMLQIKLGALNSVLLAGMMICAVWFANKVTEQNPGNFKYGWGLYMIFVAVIANWLAIRFIRRDERLVRDSDRLR; from the coding sequence ATGTGGCAAAGAATCCAAACCGTATTTCTTGTAATCACCGTGATAGCGCTGGTCATATCGCTGGTACAGCCGATATGGCTGAGCACCGACAACATTGTTAGGGCGCTTACCCCCTTTTATTATGTGAATGGTGATACTTTTTTATACATGCCGTACTCCATCACAGCGGTAATAGGCATTGCCTCAATAACTGTAACAGTAATGGAAATAAAGCGGTACGACAACCGGATGCTTCAGATAAAGCTGGGTGCCCTGAACTCGGTGCTGCTTGCAGGCATGATGATTTGCGCGGTGTGGTTTGCCAACAAGGTAACCGAACAAAACCCGGGTAACTTTAAGTACGGCTGGGGACTGTACATGATTTTTGTGGCCGTAATCGCCAACTGGCTGGCCATCCGGTTTATCAGGCGCGATGAACGGCTGGTACGGGATTCTGATAGACTTCGATAA
- a CDS encoding acetyl-CoA C-acyltransferase, with translation MKPTFIVDILRTPIGKYGGALASVRPDDLAAHVIKKLMERNPSVDGNRIEDVVFGAANQSGEDNRNVARMALLLAGLPKEVGGVTVNRLCASGLQAIMDASRAVMLGEGDLYVAGGVESMSRAPFVMAKAQEAYSRKAEVYDTTMGWRFINSKLSKLYYPYSMGETAENVAEKWKISRQEQDQFGLASQEKYQRAHEAGKFKDELVTVPVQQGKEIIEFAKDEHPRATTLEKLAALKPAFKEGGTVTAGNSSGINDGAAACLLAGEDAIKRMNLKPMARVVSFAVAGVDPAYMGVGPVPAVQKALKRAGLKIADIDLVELNEAFASQSLACIRDLQLDPQIVNVNGGAIAIGHPLGCSGVRISATLLHEMVKRNARYGVATMCIGVGQGAAVVFENMRI, from the coding sequence ATGAAACCCACCTTCATCGTTGATATTCTCCGAACTCCCATAGGCAAGTACGGGGGTGCATTGGCCTCTGTACGACCGGATGACCTGGCTGCCCATGTTATTAAAAAATTAATGGAGCGAAATCCTTCGGTTGATGGTAACCGGATTGAAGATGTTGTGTTTGGCGCAGCCAACCAAAGCGGTGAAGACAACCGCAATGTGGCGCGCATGGCCTTGTTGTTGGCCGGCCTTCCGAAAGAAGTGGGCGGTGTTACCGTTAACCGGTTGTGCGCCTCCGGCCTGCAGGCCATTATGGATGCTTCGCGTGCGGTGATGCTCGGTGAAGGTGACCTGTATGTAGCCGGTGGCGTTGAAAGCATGAGTCGTGCACCGTTTGTCATGGCTAAAGCACAGGAAGCGTATTCGCGCAAAGCCGAAGTGTATGACACCACCATGGGCTGGCGGTTTATTAATTCAAAACTTTCCAAATTGTATTACCCATACTCTATGGGGGAGACTGCGGAAAATGTTGCGGAGAAATGGAAGATAAGCCGGCAAGAGCAGGATCAGTTCGGACTGGCCTCCCAGGAAAAATACCAGCGTGCGCACGAGGCCGGAAAATTTAAAGATGAGTTGGTTACGGTGCCTGTTCAGCAAGGAAAAGAGATCATCGAATTCGCAAAAGATGAACACCCTCGGGCAACCACGCTTGAAAAGCTTGCTGCACTTAAACCCGCATTTAAGGAAGGCGGAACTGTTACGGCCGGCAATTCATCGGGCATTAACGATGGCGCTGCAGCCTGTTTGCTGGCTGGCGAAGATGCTATAAAGCGGATGAACCTGAAGCCCATGGCACGCGTAGTTTCGTTTGCGGTAGCAGGCGTTGACCCGGCTTACATGGGTGTGGGCCCGGTGCCGGCTGTGCAAAAAGCACTGAAGCGTGCAGGATTAAAAATTGCCGACATTGATTTAGTGGAGTTGAATGAGGCTTTTGCTTCGCAGTCGCTGGCCTGCATCCGCGATCTTCAACTTGATCCGCAGATCGTGAACGTTAACGGGGGCGCAATTGCCATAGGTCATCCGTTGGGGTGCAGCGGGGTGCGGATTAGCGCTACGTTGCTGCATGAAATGGTTAAACGTAACGCACGCTACGGTGTAGCAACCATGTGCATTGGTGTGGGACAGGGGGCGGCTGTGGTTTTTGAGAATATGAGAATTTGA
- a CDS encoding four helix bundle protein, producing MEKTKSFEELIVWQKAHQFVLSVYEVTKFFPKEEQFGLSSQFRRASVSIASNIAEGYSKRGIKDKLRFFNISQGSASECRYYLRLTKDLKFADVTQLEIDLEVNFSMLTHAEHQEM from the coding sequence ATGGAAAAGACAAAAAGTTTTGAAGAATTGATTGTTTGGCAGAAAGCCCATCAGTTTGTATTGAGTGTTTATGAAGTGACTAAATTTTTTCCAAAAGAGGAGCAATTTGGTTTATCCAGTCAATTCAGACGGGCATCCGTTTCCATAGCCTCCAATATAGCAGAAGGTTATTCCAAGCGAGGCATTAAGGACAAGCTCCGGTTTTTCAATATTTCGCAAGGGTCAGCCTCGGAATGTCGGTATTACCTTAGGCTTACAAAGGACCTGAAGTTTGCCGATGTTACCCAACTCGAAATCGATTTGGAAGTAAACTTCTCAATGCTTACTCACGCGGAGCATCAAGAAATGTAA
- the truA gene encoding tRNA pseudouridine(38-40) synthase TruA, giving the protein MPRYFFEITYNGSNYAGWQSQANALGVQTVVENALTKLFRTPVKIIGSGRTDTGVHCLQQFFHADIEKPFTKEDLIHRLNSFLPNDIAIRSICKVKPDASARYDAVERTYAYHITTVKDPLLIGLALHYFKPLDMQTMNRAAALLCGEQDFTCFSKVKTDVNHFICHVKKARWRRQGARLVFTITANRFLRGMVRAIVGTLLDVGTGKLSVKYVEQIIKSKDRRKAGANVDPHGLYLVHVKYPKSIFL; this is encoded by the coding sequence ATGCCCCGCTACTTCTTCGAAATAACCTACAACGGCTCAAACTATGCCGGCTGGCAAAGCCAGGCCAATGCGTTGGGCGTGCAAACTGTTGTGGAAAATGCGTTGACGAAACTATTCCGCACACCGGTTAAGATCATCGGGAGCGGAAGAACCGACACGGGTGTGCACTGCCTGCAGCAGTTTTTTCATGCCGATATAGAAAAGCCGTTTACGAAGGAAGATCTGATTCACCGGCTCAATTCATTTCTTCCGAACGACATTGCCATACGGTCTATTTGTAAAGTAAAGCCCGATGCCAGCGCGCGGTATGATGCCGTTGAGCGAACGTACGCGTATCATATTACTACCGTTAAGGATCCGCTGCTCATCGGGCTGGCGCTTCATTATTTTAAACCGCTTGATATGCAAACCATGAATCGGGCCGCTGCGTTACTATGCGGGGAACAGGATTTTACCTGTTTCAGCAAAGTGAAGACAGACGTAAATCATTTCATTTGTCACGTGAAGAAAGCCAGGTGGAGAAGACAAGGTGCACGGTTGGTTTTTACCATTACGGCCAACCGGTTTTTACGGGGCATGGTGCGGGCTATTGTAGGCACCCTGCTGGATGTTGGAACCGGTAAACTTTCGGTGAAATACGTTGAGCAGATTATTAAGAGTAAAGACCGCAGGAAGGCTGGCGCCAATGTTGATCCGCACGGCCTGTACCTGGTACATGTGAAATACCCCAAATCGATATTCTTATAA